CGACATACGACCGGGCGTCCATACAGCGCTggctcgactccggccaccgcacCTGCCCGGCCACGCGGCTGCCGCTCGCGTCCACCGACCTGGTGCCCAacctgctccttcgccgcctcaTCCACCTGCACGCCGCCACGCTGCCCCCCTCGCCCTCGCCCGAGGAGGCGCTCTCGCAGCTCGCCGCCTCGCACGGTGAGCCCGCCGCTGCGGAGAAGGCCGTGCGCTCGCTGGCCGCCAAGATCGCGCCGGAGAAAGGGAAGCAGGCCTCCGTCGCGTCCGCCGTCGCCGCTGATCTCGACTCCACCGTGCCGGCGCTCCTCTCCTTCGCCAAGGGGGGCGCCGGCACCGACGCGCGCGTCGACGCGGTGAGGATCCTGGCCACTGTGGCGCCGGAGATGGTGCCCTACCTGACCCGGGACGGCACGGAGAAGCGTGGACGGGTCAAGATGGCCGTGGAGGCCATGGCTGCCGTCTTGTCCGCGGGCGGAGTCAGCGAAGATGCCAAGAAAGCCCTCATCACCGTGCTCGTGGCCGGCGATCTGGGACGCGTCGTGGCAACGCTGCTTGCCGCAGGTCCCACCGGCGTTGTGGTTCTCGAGGCGATCCTTACGTCGCCCGTGCCGGACGCCGACGTGAAGACCGCAATCGCCGACAGGTCGGAGCTGTTCCCCGATCTGGTGAGGATCCTCAAGGAGGCCGCGTCACCGGCAGCCATCCTGTGCATGGCCGCGGCCGTGCAGGTACGCGGGCGGCCCGCCCGAGCGTCGATGGTCCGAGCCGGTGGAGTGCCCGCGCTCGCGCTGGCCGTGGcggccgcgcccacggccgcggcGGAGTCGGCGCTGATGTTACTAGTAGAGGCAGCCCGCTGCAGCGATGGTAAAGCAGCCATCGCCGACGacgcggcggaggtggcggcggccgtgATGGGCAGGATGATACGGGTGGGGCAAATGGGGCGCGAGGCCGCGGTGGCGCTGCTGTGGCTGTCCTGCTGCGCGGGGGGCGGGGACCGGAAGATGAGGGAGGCGCTGGCAGCCGCGCCGGAAGCGGTGGGGAAGCTGCTGGTGGTGATGCAAGGGGACTGCTCGCCGGCGACGTCGAGGATGGCCGGCGAGCTGCTGA
This DNA window, taken from Triticum aestivum cultivar Chinese Spring chromosome 1D, IWGSC CS RefSeq v2.1, whole genome shotgun sequence, encodes the following:
- the LOC123182167 gene encoding U-box domain-containing protein 29; amino-acid sequence: MDALVAGQQARRRIRPPEPLVMAASPTTPAAFKCPISLEVMRSPVSLPTGATYDRASIQRWLDSGHRTCPATRLPLASTDLVPNLLLRRLIHLHAATLPPSPSPEEALSQLAASHGEPAAAEKAVRSLAAKIAPEKGKQASVASAVAADLDSTVPALLSFAKGGAGTDARVDAVRILATVAPEMVPYLTRDGTEKRGRVKMAVEAMAAVLSAGGVSEDAKKALITVLVAGDLGRVVATLLAAGPTGVVVLEAILTSPVPDADVKTAIADRSELFPDLVRILKEAASPAAILCMAAAVQVRGRPARASMVRAGGVPALALAVAAAPTAAAESALMLLVEAARCSDGKAAIADDAAEVAAAVMGRMIRVGQMGREAAVALLWLSCCAGGGDRKMREALAAAPEAVGKLLVVMQGDCSPATSRMAGELLRAVRMEQERKGMVSSSYDSRTIHVMPY